In Thermocladium sp. ECH_B, the genomic window GAGCTTACCTATCTCCCTGATGGGGGCCTGCGCTTGATTCTTAGTCCTGACTAGGTAAATTACCTTGAGGTCCCTATCCACCGCATACGATAATGCGGCAGCCAGGGCAGCCGCAGTCTTTCCAACACCCGTCGGCGCCTCCATTATAACGCTGAGGCCCTCGCTTAATGAGTATAGGATCGAATTAATCAGCTTCTCCTGAGGCTTCCTTAGGGAATCATATGGGAAATACTGCATCGACTTCAACGACTCGATAAGATGGGGATCTACATGATTTTTAAACCTTCTGCATAAAAGAGGAACCAATTACTACTTGCCTTGATGCTGGAACCATGGCTTATTTTATGATTAATTCATTATCGGCCGCATAATTAATTATTATGGATGCTTGATCAGGGGGAAGATGAGGAAGACCGAGGCCGCGGCTGCAAAGCAACTCATCCAGTTCGCTTGAGTAGTAATTAACTATTAGGGATAAGTTGTTTCCAAGCCTTATGGAGGAGCGACACTCTAGAATCAGGGGAATAACTAGGAGGGGGCCTCCTACTTCCCTCAATATGTGACTTAATTCCGCGTCTCCAATAATTACCCCCCTATGCTTCTTGCCCATGAGCAGTGATTTCATCATTGAGGATACGCTGGACTCATCCGGCAGCACTCCCCTAACCGAGGCGCCCAGCATCAAAATGTACTTATCAATATCTAGGAGAAAAAGGTAGACATTCACGTCTAGACGAGACTCATGCGAGGCCAGGATCGCTCCCTGTATGAATCGTGAATGTATGCCGGGTTCCTTCATTACTTTATTAATTGATGTGAGCAGGATGAAGTTACGCATCGTCACTGCTTCATGAATTTACCTAAGCGATGCTGGCTCCTCTTTAGCTCGCCTACCATTTTCTTCATTAATTCATATTGCTTTATTAGTTCCCTAACGTCGCGAGGCGTCGTTCCAGAGCCAATCGCTATTCTCCTGATCCGTGACGCATCTAGGAGACTTGGATCCATTAATTCCTCTCTAGTCATTGACCGCATTATAGCGAGCCAACGCCTCATTCTAACTTGTGCATCCTCCAACTGATCGTCGTTTAGGCTCCTCATGGGAGCCGGCAACATAGTCATGGGCAGCATTTGAAGCAGTTTACTAAGGGGGCCTAGCTTAGTCATGGACTCCAGCTGCTTCATAAAAGTAAGTAAATTGAATTTGCCCTCGCTCAACTCAGTCAATACTTGATTCTCCTCCTCTATCGACTTCATTCGCTCCAGCAATTCATCCAGGTTACCCATGCCCAATAAGCGCTGGACGAATTTCCTCGCATTGAATAACTCAACATCCTCCAAGTACTCGCCGTTCCCGATGAACTTTATCTTGGCGCCCGTCCTAATGACTGAAGTGAGCGCTCCGCCTCCCCTGGATGTGCTGTCCATCTTAGTTAGGAAAATGGAGTTTATAGGTACATTCCTATTAAAGGCCTCTGCTTGAGCGACGGCTTGTTTGCCCATTGTGGCATCTATCACGAGTATAACCTCATCCGGCTTAACGGATTCATATATCCTCTTGATTTCACCCATTAATTCCTCTTCATTCCTGTGCCTACCCGCAGTATCTATTATTATAACGTCAACCTTCTCCTGCCTCATCTTCTCAAGCCCCTTAATAGCCGTATTCACTGCATCACGAGAATCTGGATCCACGTGGAAAGGTAAATTCAGTTTCTCCGCTAATTGCCTTAATTGATCGTGAGCGCCCGGCCTTATCGTATCAGTCTCTATTAATCCGACCCTGTACCCCTTCCTAGAGAACCAGTAACCCATCTTGCCTGCAGACGTTGTCTTGCCGCTTCCCTCAGTCCCAACCAATAGAATAACATAGGGTCGCTTAGTTATCGTAATGCTGGGCTCGGCGTCTCCGCCCATTAATGATGTCAATTTATTATAAATCAAGTAAAGCAAGTAATCCTTGCTTGACACTCCAGAGGGGGGCTCCTCCTTCTTGAACTCCTCCTCTATGGATCTAGTGAATTCATAAACGAGCTTCACATCAACATCAGCCTTAAGCAATGCCCGCTGCAATTCCTTCATTACTTCCCGAAGAGTTTCCTCATCTATGTGGCTCGTCCCCCGTATTCTATCAACTAGCCTACTCAATGAGTCCATTAAATCCTTCATTTGGTCACCGCATCAATAGGACTGCTCGTATTGGTACTGGGGCTGATACTGGGCCGCCAATACTTGGGATAATTTACCCCTTATAAGTATTCCATATGGCTCATATATATCGAACGCCAGCTTGATTGGTTGAACCTTCATCCACCTCATCTTCCTTATATACATGACCCTATATATCTCATGCGTTCTCTCATCCTCATATAAATGCATTACTATCACTCCGCTGGCCAGGTACTCCTCTACCCCGAATCTGCTTATCTTAGTGGTTTCGCCCGTGGGTATCTCCGATGTTATTAGCGTGGTTACATCCTTCAACTTCTTCAAATTAAACACCAATTCGCGCATGTACTCCCTTATCCATAGAACATCTTGGTGGCTGGTTATGAGCAGTGGAGCTATTGGGTCAATCACTACTCTCTGGGCATTATACTTTCTAACCGTCTCCACAAGTATTTTAGCTATGTTCTTGGGGTCAATGGATAGCTTATCATCATTAGCATAAAGCCTGAAGTGGGTTCGGAAATCATGTATTATTAACTTGTTTTGTTGCTCATATGGCTCTAGATTCCACCCAAGCGCGTCCTGCACGCCTCGCTTAACATCCTCGCTCGGCTCATCAACCGTTATATATATGCCTGTTTCTCCCATATCGGCTCCCGTCTTGAGGAATTGGAGGCTAAAGATGGTCTTGCCCATTCCGGCCTCTCCAGCGACTAGATATACCTCTCCCTTCTTTAATCCGCCCTGTAGAATGTAAGTATCTAGGTACTGAATGCCAGTGGGAGCCCTATCGGCATACGGGCTATAGCTATACATGGTGGAGGCATACGGATCATAATAATTATTGCTATAGTAATTACTATCGTAGTAAGTCGGCTGAGTGGCTGGCGCGCTTGAATAATCATATCCATTACCATTATCCTGCGATGCACGTAAACTCCTTATATTCATTTGAATCTAATTCAGATACAATACCTTTTTATACTTATCCAAAATGTATAATCATAGAATAAAATATAGTTAGTCCTCAATAGGATGATGNCTCAGGCTCCGTCGTTGAGGGTTCCATCCTCAACAATAAATCAAGCGTTTCCTTCATTGCATTACTTAATTCCTTGCTTGAATTAACCTCATCCAACTCAAAGCAATTATTGAAAATCATGCTCACGAACTTCGCCATAATATCCTTGGGCACGGCGGTTAAAGCAGTCCTATATAGGGCAGGCAAGTCATTCCTTATGAATGCGATCAAATCATCTACTTTCCTCCATGAGTCCTCACTATTTTTTATTGAATCCACAAAAACATCAATGGCATACCGCTTATCAGTATCCAATTTGCTGAAGTCCATGGATGCATACGACCTATTCAGGCAGTACCTAACGAACCTATATAGCACGGGATTCATCTTGCTCATGGAGAAGCAATTGAGGACCCCTTATTATGCTTTCCTAAAGCCATTACCGGCACTGAGCATTGTTTCCCATATAACTACCATCTTGGCATTATGACTTCTATTATTAGGGATTGATAAAAAAAATAACGGCAAACCTCGCCCCTTTAGGGCGGGGAGGGGGTCGGATCCAAAAATTAGTTAAGAAGCAGCAAATCGCGTTGTACAGGGGAGAAGAATTATTTATTGATTGCGGGTTTGCCGTGGAGCAATATTGTTTATGCATGCAGCGGATTGCCGAATCGTATTTAGCAGTAGGCCAAGCACGCGTTGCGTGTCCTCATCATTCAATTGATTAAGTAGATCCGTTAACGTGGCCTTTGGGGCATTAGCCACCGCATTTGCATCTAGTGATGATGAGATGCAACCAATCAAGTTTGATAGCAGCATTATAGTTAATGGATTCAACTTGCTTAAGGCATCTATTAATTGCGTGACCTTATATATTACGTCGATTACTTTAGGCTCCATTAATAATTTGAGCAATTCCTCTATTCTATTAGATGCATCGGCCTCTGCAAGTAGCCCTATTCCTGAAGCATCTAGCTTATTATTTATAGTGCGCAGCAAATCAATGATTTCCCTGGTCTCCTTTTCATCCATTAATATAGCATAATTTCAGAATTAATAAAAG contains:
- a CDS encoding recombinase RecA: MNIRSLRASQDNGNGYDYSSAPATQPTYYDSNYYSNNYYDPYASTMYSYSPYADRAPTGIQYLDTYILQGGLKKGEVYLVAGEAGMGKTIFSLQFLKTGADMGETGIYITVDEPSEDVKRGVQDALGWNLEPYEQQNKLIIHDFRTHFRLYANDDKLSIDPKNIAKILVETVRKYNAQRVVIDPIAPLLITSHQDVLWIREYMRELVFNLKKLKDVTTLITSEIPTGETTKISRFGVEEYLASGVIVMHLYEDERTHEIYRVMYIRKMRWMKVQPIKLAFDIYEPYGILIRGKLSQVLAAQYQPQYQYEQSY
- a CDS encoding signal recognition particle (with 7S RNA and Srp19 binds to the signal sequence of presecretory protein), with amino-acid sequence MKDLMDSLSRLVDRIRGTSHIDEETLREVMKELQRALLKADVDVKLVYEFTRSIEEEFKKEEPPSGVSSKDYLLYLIYNKLTSLMGGDAEPSITITKRPYVILLVGTEGSGKTTSAGKMGYWFSRKGYRVGLIETDTIRPGAHDQLRQLAEKLNLPFHVDPDSRDAVNTAIKGLEKMRQEKVDVIIIDTAGRHRNEEELMGEIKRIYESVKPDEVILVIDATMGKQAVAQAEAFNRNVPINSIFLTKMDSTSRGGGALTSVIRTGAKIKFIGNGEYLEDVELFNARKFVQRLLGMGNLDELLERMKSIEEENQVLTELSEGKFNLLTFMKQLESMTKLGPLSKLLQMLPMTMLPAPMRSLNDDQLEDAQVRMRRWLAIMRSMTREELMDPSLLDASRIRRIAIGSGTTPRDVRELIKQYELMKKMVGELKRSQHRLGKFMKQ